In Actinomadura citrea, a single window of DNA contains:
- a CDS encoding dipeptide/oligopeptide/nickel ABC transporter permease/ATP-binding protein, with translation MRRTRLPAPLVAGLVLAALIVVVAIVAPILWRAHADGLTADIRQGPSGAHWLGTDALGRDVFWRTVVATRLTIEMAMAATAIAAVLGTLLGAGIAAAGPAVRAVGDRVIDLLLSFPPIIIALTFTAILSPGRASVVGALGLAFCPQFARLTNRLALSVNERDYVTVARLLGVGQARVLTRHVVPNIAAPLLVLISVGFATSVLTVSGLSFLGLSVQPPSYDWGSLLASGLRNIYDNPGEALGPAVAILVTGLAAGLVGDGLVRHLDPRGTSRPRRSAPATAPPRPAPSGRAGGEPAAAASVRGLSVRRPDGRELVHEVSLTVGAGEIVGIVGESGSGKSLTALALARLLPRELDWSAEHLGVNGIDLADPGKAPPTRLATELGVVFQDPSSSFNPALRIGTQLTEVLRAHTRTPRRQADALAVARLVETRVSSPELRMRQYPHELSGGMRQRAMIAAAMLHEPKLIIADEPTTALDVTVQADVLRLLKQINTEHGTAILLISHDIGVVSALCDRVCVMYAGRVVEEVSVEDLRRRDVRHPYTRALLAASPDAAADRDDVRLVPLPGRAPSAEARGTGCAFAPRCSLAAPVCADVVPPLVAVPSGNAVACHAETPATEVWS, from the coding sequence ATGAGGCGCACCCGGCTCCCGGCGCCGCTCGTCGCCGGCCTCGTCCTGGCCGCCCTGATCGTGGTGGTCGCCATCGTGGCGCCGATCCTTTGGCGGGCGCACGCCGACGGGCTGACCGCCGACATCCGCCAGGGGCCCTCCGGCGCGCACTGGCTGGGCACCGACGCGCTCGGACGCGACGTGTTCTGGCGGACCGTGGTCGCGACGCGGCTGACGATCGAGATGGCGATGGCCGCCACCGCGATCGCCGCGGTGCTCGGCACGCTCCTCGGCGCGGGGATCGCGGCCGCCGGGCCGGCCGTCCGCGCGGTGGGCGACCGGGTCATCGACCTGCTGCTGTCGTTCCCCCCGATCATCATCGCGCTGACGTTCACCGCGATCCTCTCGCCGGGACGCGCGTCCGTGGTCGGCGCGCTCGGCCTGGCGTTCTGCCCGCAGTTCGCGCGGCTCACCAACCGGCTCGCGCTGTCGGTGAACGAGCGGGACTACGTCACGGTCGCGCGCCTGCTGGGCGTCGGCCAGGCCCGCGTCCTGACCCGGCACGTGGTCCCCAACATCGCCGCGCCGCTGCTCGTGCTCATCTCGGTGGGGTTCGCGACCAGCGTGCTGACGGTCTCCGGGCTCAGCTTCCTCGGGCTGAGCGTCCAGCCGCCGTCGTACGACTGGGGCAGCCTGCTGGCAAGCGGCCTGCGCAACATCTACGACAATCCGGGCGAGGCCCTCGGCCCCGCCGTGGCGATCCTGGTCACCGGACTCGCCGCCGGTCTCGTGGGCGACGGCCTCGTCCGTCACCTGGATCCGCGCGGGACGTCGCGACCGCGGCGGTCCGCGCCGGCGACCGCGCCGCCGCGCCCCGCCCCGTCCGGTCGCGCGGGAGGGGAACCCGCCGCCGCGGCGTCCGTGCGGGGCCTGTCGGTCCGCAGGCCCGACGGCCGGGAGCTGGTCCACGAGGTCTCGCTGACCGTCGGCGCCGGAGAGATCGTCGGCATCGTCGGCGAGTCCGGCTCCGGCAAGAGCCTGACCGCGCTCGCCCTCGCGCGGCTGCTGCCTCGCGAGCTGGACTGGTCCGCGGAGCACCTCGGCGTGAACGGCATCGACCTGGCCGACCCGGGGAAGGCCCCGCCCACGCGGCTGGCCACCGAACTCGGGGTCGTCTTCCAGGACCCGTCGAGCAGCTTCAACCCCGCACTGCGGATCGGCACCCAGCTCACCGAGGTCCTCCGGGCGCACACCAGGACGCCCCGGCGGCAGGCCGACGCCCTGGCGGTCGCCCGGCTGGTGGAGACGCGGGTGTCCTCGCCCGAGCTGCGGATGCGCCAGTATCCGCACGAGCTCTCCGGCGGCATGCGGCAGCGCGCGATGATCGCGGCGGCGATGCTGCACGAGCCGAAGCTGATCATCGCCGACGAGCCCACCACCGCGCTGGACGTCACCGTGCAGGCCGACGTGCTGCGCCTGCTGAAGCAGATCAACACCGAGCACGGCACGGCGATCCTGCTCATCTCGCACGACATCGGCGTGGTCTCCGCGCTCTGCGACCGGGTCTGCGTGATGTACGCGGGGCGCGTCGTGGAGGAGGTATCGGTGGAGGACCTTCGCCGGCGCGACGTACGGCACCCCTACACGCGTGCGCTCCTGGCCGCCTCCCCCGACGCGGCGGCCGACCGGGACGACGTCCGGCTCGTGCCGCTGCCCGGACGGGCCCCGTCCGCCGAGGCACGAGGCACAGGCTGCGCCTTCGCCCCCCGTTGCTCGCTCGCGGCCCCCGTCTGCGCCGATGTCGTTCCTCCGCTGGTCGCCGTCCCCTCGGGCAACGCCGTCGCCTGCCACGCCGAGACACCGGCCACGGAGGTCTGGTCATGA
- a CDS encoding metal-dependent hydrolase family protein — MSEPVPAGPAAFLIRDVNLIDGHDGRGRPRSAVVVDGRRIAWIGPAESAPPFPAHAILDGAGCSLLPGLINSHVHLSADAGPDFTRQIESDSLPLATLKSATTAAATLRAGVTSVRDCGAADGVVIELAKGIDDGIVPGPRVRAAGRVITMTGGHGHFIGREADGVDGVRAATRAELKAGAHFIKAMATGGVLTAGVDPGHTALVREELAVAAQEAHNAGRRITVHAIGNQGIKNALRAGVDSIEHGIRLDDEALDLAVARGAYLVPTLLAVASIVTAGTGAGMPPWVHEKAEREAERHRESFVAAVRSGLRIAAGTDAGTPFNPHTDLVRELELMVRYGLSAPEVIRAATRNAAENMDVLHDTGTVDVGKLADLVLVEGDPAADIGALARIRLVVKDGRIVHGCARAGGDARVGRAS, encoded by the coding sequence GTGAGTGAGCCCGTGCCCGCCGGCCCGGCGGCCTTCCTGATCCGGGACGTGAACCTGATCGACGGGCACGACGGGCGCGGCCGCCCCCGCAGCGCCGTCGTCGTCGACGGCCGGCGGATCGCGTGGATCGGACCGGCGGAGTCCGCCCCGCCGTTCCCGGCGCACGCCATCCTCGACGGCGCCGGCTGCAGCCTGCTGCCCGGACTCATCAACTCGCACGTTCACCTGTCCGCGGACGCCGGGCCGGACTTCACCCGGCAGATCGAGTCCGACTCGCTGCCGCTCGCCACGCTGAAGAGCGCGACGACGGCCGCGGCGACCCTGCGGGCCGGCGTGACCAGCGTCCGCGACTGCGGCGCCGCCGACGGAGTCGTGATCGAGCTGGCCAAGGGGATCGACGACGGCATCGTCCCGGGGCCGCGCGTCAGGGCCGCCGGGCGAGTGATCACGATGACGGGCGGGCACGGCCACTTCATCGGGCGCGAGGCCGACGGAGTGGACGGGGTGCGGGCGGCGACCCGCGCCGAGCTCAAGGCGGGCGCCCACTTCATCAAGGCGATGGCGACCGGCGGAGTGCTGACCGCCGGCGTGGACCCCGGGCACACCGCGCTGGTCCGGGAGGAGCTGGCGGTCGCGGCGCAGGAGGCGCACAACGCGGGACGGCGGATCACCGTGCACGCCATCGGCAACCAGGGGATCAAGAACGCCCTGCGCGCGGGCGTGGACTCGATCGAGCACGGCATCCGGCTCGACGACGAGGCGCTCGACCTGGCCGTCGCGCGGGGCGCCTACCTCGTGCCGACGCTGCTCGCGGTGGCGTCGATCGTAACGGCCGGAACCGGCGCGGGCATGCCGCCCTGGGTGCACGAGAAGGCCGAGCGCGAGGCGGAACGGCACCGCGAGAGCTTCGTCGCGGCGGTCCGGTCCGGCCTCAGGATCGCGGCCGGCACCGACGCGGGCACCCCGTTCAACCCGCACACGGATCTGGTCCGCGAGCTGGAGCTCATGGTCCGGTACGGGCTGAGCGCGCCCGAGGTGATCCGCGCGGCCACCCGCAACGCGGCGGAGAACATGGACGTGCTGCACGACACCGGCACGGTGGACGTGGGCAAACTCGCCGACCTGGTGCTGGTCGAGGGCGACCCCGCGGCCGACATCGGCGCGCTGGCGCGGATCCGGCTGGTCGTCAAGGACGGCCGGATCGTGCACGGGTGCGCGCGGGCGGGCGGGGACGCACGGGTGGGTAGGGCCTCATGA
- a CDS encoding ornithine cyclodeaminase family protein, with protein MSIDGIGGERMRGLGDARHLVDALERALLGGLRPEDEQGRVSRPTSHGELLLMPSEATGHVGVKVLGLAPGNPARGLPTISGLYLLMDARTLRLLAMMDGGELTLLRTPAVSALAARHMASRPIRSAVVFGSGPQARAHIETFHALHGLRDVVVAGRDPERTERLVRRCADDGLRARTGSAHDVREADIVICCTSAREPLFAADLLAPGTLVVAVGSHHPDARELGDDVMEAAQVVVESRTVATTEAGDVVQALGHGAIAETDLIELSGLVRGGAVVEDARPRVFKSVGMAWEDLAVAVAVHERYMASR; from the coding sequence ATGAGCATCGACGGGATCGGCGGGGAGAGGATGCGCGGGCTCGGCGACGCGCGGCACCTGGTCGACGCGCTGGAGCGGGCGCTTCTCGGCGGCCTCCGGCCGGAGGACGAGCAGGGACGCGTCTCGCGGCCGACGAGCCACGGCGAACTGCTGCTGATGCCGTCGGAGGCCACCGGCCACGTCGGCGTCAAGGTGCTCGGCCTGGCACCGGGCAATCCGGCCCGGGGACTCCCGACCATCTCCGGGCTGTACCTGCTGATGGACGCCCGTACGCTCCGGCTGCTCGCCATGATGGACGGCGGTGAGCTCACCCTGCTGCGGACCCCGGCCGTGTCCGCCCTCGCGGCGCGGCACATGGCGTCCCGGCCGATCCGTTCGGCCGTCGTGTTCGGCAGCGGGCCGCAGGCACGCGCGCACATCGAGACGTTCCACGCGCTGCACGGCCTGCGCGACGTGGTCGTCGCCGGACGCGACCCCGAGCGGACCGAGCGGCTGGTCCGCCGCTGCGCCGACGACGGCCTGCGCGCCCGCACCGGCTCGGCGCACGACGTGCGCGAGGCCGACATCGTGATCTGCTGCACCAGCGCCCGCGAACCGCTGTTCGCGGCGGATCTCCTGGCCCCGGGGACCTTGGTCGTCGCGGTCGGCTCGCACCACCCCGACGCCCGTGAGCTGGGCGACGACGTCATGGAGGCGGCGCAGGTCGTGGTCGAGTCGCGGACGGTGGCCACGACCGAGGCGGGCGACGTGGTCCAGGCGCTCGGCCACGGGGCGATCGCGGAGACCGACCTGATCGAGCTGTCGGGCCTCGTACGCGGCGGGGCCGTCGTGGAGGACGCGAGACCGCGGGTGTTCAAGAGCGTCGGCATGGCCTGGGAGGACCTGGCCGTGGCGGTCGCGGTGCACGAGCGCTATATGGCGTCGCGATGA
- a CDS encoding ABC transporter permease: protein MVTTAAGASAGSRGLARRVAGSPWAGYLARRLGGVAAVLAFLVVVTFMIVRLVPGDPARQIVGLTAGEEEVRQVRERLGLTEPLWRQFGSYLGGLAHGDLGTSFATGQPVSSMLSQRLPLTVALATSALVVVLIVAIPLGTAVGVAQQRGRARAATSSFGVGASVLGAMPEYIAGTLLVFVFALKLRWLPVQGGAGFTSMILPSLSIAIAPAAVLTRLVRNETAAVLSQDYITMAMSKRLSNTRLFLRHVVPNVVTSTLTLGGLILVALLGGTVVAENVFNMPGIGAEIVRAIVKRDYPEIQGIILVLGLVAVLINLIVDVTLGLLDPRVLTRTRS, encoded by the coding sequence ATGGTGACGACCGCCGCCGGCGCATCGGCGGGGAGCCGCGGTCTCGCCCGGCGGGTGGCCGGCTCCCCATGGGCCGGCTACCTCGCCCGGCGCCTCGGCGGAGTCGCCGCCGTGCTCGCCTTCCTCGTCGTCGTGACGTTCATGATCGTGCGCTTGGTGCCCGGCGATCCGGCCCGGCAGATCGTCGGGCTGACCGCCGGCGAGGAGGAGGTGCGGCAGGTCCGCGAGCGGCTAGGGCTGACCGAGCCCCTGTGGCGGCAGTTCGGCTCCTACCTCGGCGGACTGGCGCACGGCGACCTCGGCACCTCCTTCGCCACCGGCCAGCCGGTGTCGTCGATGCTCTCCCAGCGGCTGCCGCTCACGGTCGCGCTGGCGACGAGCGCGCTGGTCGTCGTGCTGATCGTGGCGATACCGCTGGGCACGGCGGTCGGCGTGGCGCAGCAGCGCGGACGCGCCCGGGCCGCGACGTCGTCGTTCGGGGTCGGCGCCTCGGTCCTCGGCGCCATGCCGGAGTACATCGCCGGGACCCTGCTCGTCTTCGTGTTCGCGCTGAAGCTGCGCTGGCTGCCCGTCCAGGGCGGCGCGGGGTTCACCTCGATGATCCTGCCCTCCCTGTCCATCGCCATCGCGCCGGCGGCGGTGCTCACCCGCCTGGTGCGCAACGAGACCGCGGCGGTGCTGTCGCAGGACTACATCACGATGGCGATGAGCAAGCGGCTGTCGAACACGCGGCTGTTCCTGCGGCACGTGGTGCCCAACGTCGTGACCAGCACGCTGACGCTCGGCGGCCTCATCCTCGTCGCGCTGCTCGGTGGGACGGTCGTCGCCGAGAACGTCTTCAACATGCCCGGCATCGGCGCGGAGATCGTGCGCGCGATCGTGAAGCGCGACTATCCCGAGATCCAGGGGATCATCCTCGTCCTCGGGCTGGTCGCCGTCCTGATCAACTTGATCGTCGACGTCACGCTGGGCCTGCTCGATCCGCGGGTGCTGACGAGGACACGCTCATGA
- a CDS encoding aconitase X, translated as MKHAISEPALTGAQRAMLAGRHGDGAALAMRVVVRLARALGADRLITVDSAHVDGCLFHGQVGIDLVERLISGGARVAVPTTLNVGSLDLLHPGVVRGDAGERADARRLMDGYVALGAEPTWTCAPYQLTERPAYGRHVAWAESNAIVFANSVLGARTDRYGDFADICAAVTGFAPRVGLHLDENRAGQDLFDCSGVPAGTFAADVAWAALGHLVGRRSGTRVPVLTGLPGDADEDRLKALGAAAASAGGVALFHAVGLTPEAPDTATAFRGRAAERRFEVTAADLRAACGELTTAPDGRLDAISVGTPHFSAAEFRALAALLAGGPPFDAGIEFWISTSRAVLAEAERVGDAAICRRAGARILVDTCTYIAPVLRASARVVMTNSAKWAWYAPTNLGIDVVFASLAECVLSARAGRVVRDPALWAAS; from the coding sequence ATGAAGCACGCGATCTCCGAGCCGGCGCTGACGGGCGCGCAGCGGGCGATGCTCGCGGGCCGCCACGGCGACGGGGCCGCGCTGGCCATGCGGGTGGTCGTCCGGCTCGCTCGCGCGCTCGGCGCCGACCGGCTGATCACGGTCGACTCGGCGCACGTCGACGGCTGCCTCTTCCACGGGCAGGTGGGGATCGACCTGGTCGAACGGCTGATCTCCGGGGGCGCGCGGGTCGCCGTCCCGACGACGCTCAACGTCGGCTCCCTGGACCTGCTGCACCCGGGCGTGGTGCGCGGCGACGCCGGCGAGCGTGCGGACGCACGGCGGCTGATGGACGGCTACGTCGCCCTCGGCGCGGAACCCACGTGGACCTGCGCTCCGTACCAGCTCACGGAGCGGCCGGCGTACGGCCGGCACGTGGCGTGGGCGGAGTCGAACGCCATCGTGTTCGCCAACTCGGTCCTCGGCGCCCGTACCGACCGCTACGGCGACTTCGCCGACATCTGCGCCGCGGTCACCGGTTTCGCCCCGCGTGTGGGCCTGCACCTGGACGAGAACCGCGCCGGTCAGGACCTGTTCGACTGCTCGGGGGTGCCCGCCGGGACGTTCGCGGCGGACGTCGCGTGGGCGGCGCTCGGTCACCTCGTCGGCCGCCGTTCGGGGACCCGGGTCCCCGTGCTGACCGGGCTGCCCGGCGACGCGGACGAGGACCGGCTGAAGGCGCTCGGCGCCGCGGCGGCCTCGGCCGGGGGCGTCGCCCTGTTCCACGCCGTCGGCCTGACGCCGGAGGCCCCCGACACCGCGACCGCCTTCCGCGGCCGCGCCGCCGAGCGGCGGTTCGAGGTGACCGCGGCGGACCTGCGCGCGGCGTGCGGCGAGCTCACCACGGCGCCGGACGGACGGCTCGACGCGATCAGCGTCGGCACGCCGCACTTCTCGGCCGCCGAGTTCCGCGCGCTCGCCGCGCTGCTGGCCGGCGGGCCGCCGTTCGACGCGGGCATCGAGTTCTGGATCTCGACGAGCCGGGCCGTCCTCGCCGAGGCCGAACGCGTCGGCGACGCCGCGATCTGCCGTCGCGCCGGAGCGCGGATCCTTGTGGACACCTGCACCTACATCGCTCCGGTCCTGCGGGCGTCGGCGCGTGTGGTGATGACGAACTCCGCCAAGTGGGCGTGGTACGCGCCGACCAACCTCGGCATCGACGTCGTGTTCGCCTCGCTCGCCGAGTGCGTGCTGTCCGCGCGCGCGGGCCGCGTGGTCCGCGACCCCGCGCTCTGGGCGGCATCGTGA
- a CDS encoding oligopeptide/dipeptide ABC transporter ATP-binding protein has protein sequence MMHIDEPGAIVLGAEGVSAGYGVRSRNVLHDVSVAIARGSTMGVVGESGSGKSTLARVLVGQIAPARGVVRLDGTDVHRLSRRERFAARRQIQLVPQDPYSSLDPRMSVGRALAEAIAPRGRLRTGAHRDRIAELLASVALDASAARRLPHEFSGGQRQRIVIARALAAEPRVIIADEVTSSLDTSVQAEILELLLDLQRRLGLTYVFITHDLAIAQYMCTDLSVLYLGTLVEQGTTDVLSRPGHPYTELLRDSRPDPRGRSLQLPAGGLASEDVADPANPPSGCVFHPRCRYGPRAHGDRDRCAAEPPILRDVAPHARRTACHFPIGPAAQKPDEGGRGE, from the coding sequence ATGATGCACATCGACGAACCGGGCGCCATCGTGCTGGGCGCCGAGGGGGTGTCGGCCGGCTACGGCGTGCGCTCCCGCAACGTCCTGCACGACGTGAGCGTCGCGATCGCCCGCGGCAGCACGATGGGTGTCGTGGGCGAGTCCGGCTCCGGAAAGTCCACGCTGGCCCGAGTGCTGGTGGGGCAGATCGCCCCGGCGCGGGGGGTGGTCCGCCTTGACGGAACGGACGTCCACCGGCTGTCGCGCCGGGAGCGCTTCGCGGCCCGCCGGCAGATCCAGCTCGTCCCGCAGGACCCGTACTCCTCGCTGGATCCCCGGATGTCGGTCGGTCGGGCGCTCGCCGAGGCGATCGCCCCGCGCGGGCGGCTGCGCACCGGCGCGCACCGGGACCGCATCGCCGAACTGCTCGCCTCGGTCGCGCTCGACGCCTCCGCCGCGCGGCGGCTCCCGCACGAGTTCTCCGGGGGCCAGCGCCAGCGCATCGTCATCGCGCGCGCCCTGGCCGCCGAGCCGCGGGTGATCATCGCCGACGAGGTGACGTCCTCGCTCGACACCTCGGTGCAGGCCGAGATCCTGGAACTGCTGCTCGACCTGCAGAGACGGCTCGGGCTGACCTACGTCTTCATCACCCACGACCTGGCGATCGCGCAGTACATGTGCACCGACCTGAGCGTGCTGTACCTCGGGACACTGGTCGAGCAGGGGACGACCGACGTCCTCTCCCGTCCGGGCCACCCCTACACCGAACTGCTGCGCGACAGCCGGCCCGATCCCCGCGGCCGGTCGCTGCAGCTGCCGGCCGGCGGGCTCGCGAGCGAGGACGTCGCCGACCCGGCGAACCCGCCGTCCGGATGCGTGTTCCACCCGCGGTGCCGGTACGGGCCGCGGGCCCACGGGGACCGGGACCGCTGCGCGGCGGAGCCTCCGATCCTCCGGGACGTCGCGCCGCACGCGCGCAGGACGGCATGCCATTTCCCCATCGGGCCTGCCGCGCAGAAGCCGGACGAGGGCGGCCGCGGTGAGTGA
- a CDS encoding aconitase X swivel domain-containing protein, with amino-acid sequence MIGIPLSPGVTTAPLLLLDEPLSFWGGSDVATGEITDARHPQRGTSAAGRALAFDGSRGSSSSSTVLAEQIRRGVAPAAILLRRPDAIVALAAIVARELYAIEVPVVVLSAGDFDALPRTGTVTVAATDESAEVRIEEAGRR; translated from the coding sequence GTGATCGGGATACCGCTCAGCCCGGGGGTCACGACCGCTCCCCTGCTCCTGCTGGACGAGCCGCTGTCGTTCTGGGGCGGCAGCGACGTGGCGACCGGCGAGATCACCGACGCCCGCCATCCGCAGCGCGGGACCTCGGCCGCCGGCCGGGCGCTGGCCTTCGACGGAAGCCGGGGGTCGAGTTCGAGCTCCACGGTGCTGGCCGAGCAGATCCGGCGCGGTGTGGCGCCGGCGGCCATCCTGCTCCGGCGGCCGGACGCGATCGTGGCGCTCGCGGCGATCGTCGCCCGTGAGCTCTACGCGATCGAGGTACCGGTCGTCGTGCTGTCCGCCGGCGACTTCGACGCGCTCCCGCGCACGGGCACGGTGACGGTGGCGGCGACGGACGAGAGCGCCGAGGTTCGGATCGAGGAGGCGGGACGGCGATGA
- a CDS encoding cyclase family protein has product MTSEDFRRVGAEVSNWGRWGAEDERGTTNLITPREIVRAARSVRKGAVFDLGIPLGADGPQAFPGRINPLHMMTETGARQEYPGGAKWSDDYVVMPLQAGTQWDAFAHVWYDGLLYNGFGEDAVGPHGAARCSIDALGNGIAGRGVLLDVARHAEVDWLEGGHVIGPETLDAVAERQGTEIRAGDILLIRTGWWRKFVVERDATAWMSTEPGLGLDCVRWIRAHDLAALGMDNWGIEVAPGEDLAVTSPVHCVLLRDVGIPLGEIFDLEALAGDCADDGVYEFLFAAPPLKVTGAVGSPINPLALK; this is encoded by the coding sequence ATGACCTCCGAGGACTTCCGCCGGGTCGGCGCCGAGGTCAGCAACTGGGGTCGCTGGGGCGCCGAGGACGAACGCGGCACCACCAACCTGATCACGCCGCGGGAGATCGTCCGGGCGGCGCGGTCGGTGCGCAAGGGCGCGGTGTTCGACCTCGGGATCCCGCTCGGCGCCGACGGCCCGCAGGCGTTCCCCGGCCGGATCAACCCGCTGCACATGATGACCGAGACCGGTGCGCGGCAGGAGTACCCCGGCGGCGCGAAGTGGTCGGACGACTACGTCGTCATGCCGCTGCAGGCCGGGACGCAGTGGGACGCCTTCGCGCACGTCTGGTACGACGGCCTGCTCTACAACGGATTCGGCGAGGACGCGGTCGGCCCGCACGGCGCGGCGCGGTGTTCCATCGACGCCCTCGGCAACGGGATCGCCGGACGGGGCGTCCTGCTCGACGTCGCCCGGCACGCCGAGGTCGACTGGCTGGAGGGCGGCCACGTGATCGGCCCGGAGACCCTCGACGCCGTCGCGGAACGGCAGGGCACCGAGATCCGGGCGGGCGACATCCTGCTGATCCGGACCGGATGGTGGAGGAAGTTCGTGGTCGAGCGGGACGCCACCGCGTGGATGAGCACCGAACCCGGGCTCGGCCTCGACTGCGTGCGGTGGATCCGCGCCCACGACCTCGCCGCGCTGGGCATGGACAACTGGGGCATCGAGGTGGCGCCCGGGGAGGACCTCGCGGTCACCAGCCCGGTGCACTGCGTGCTGCTCCGCGACGTGGGGATCCCGCTCGGGGAGATCTTCGACCTGGAGGCCCTCGCCGGGGACTGCGCCGATGACGGCGTGTACGAGTTCCTGTTCGCCGCACCGCCGCTGAAGGTCACCGGCGCCGTCGGCTCGCCCATCAAC